A genome region from Thermoanaerobacterium xylanolyticum LX-11 includes the following:
- a CDS encoding MFS transporter: MQIFIVVLNYLLMLLIGLVDNIKGPVLSSIKSFYNVDYTYIGLLLFIGSLGFIIASFVGGMIVNRYGSKMALSLGLVFIIIGILGYFASPVFFVFLIFFFCMNFGIGMLEIGINATAAVAFLVNQAIMMNLLHFFYGLGATISPNAAGRLVALKYSWQSIYLFGGIIALLMLIVILFTRFPGTAKYVDGGKVKYLDVLKDRHVILFSVMLGFYIASEVGIGNWAVTYLKGSYGMNSVKSSMYLSLFFAAFTIGRLLGGFVVEKIGYVKSIFIFASLAASFVALSMVSQNLSILLSMAGLFYSIIYPTTMALAMKSFKENTGVVISVIVTVSSSINMIANFIIGKLSDVFGVFVGFSFIVVFMVLVIVMLNVLQSSLKLYSK; this comes from the coding sequence ATGCAGATATTTATTGTTGTTTTAAATTACCTTTTGATGCTTTTAATAGGTCTTGTCGATAACATAAAAGGTCCTGTATTATCGTCAATTAAGTCGTTTTACAATGTTGATTATACGTACATTGGGCTTCTTCTGTTTATAGGAAGCCTTGGTTTTATCATAGCTTCTTTTGTTGGTGGGATGATTGTAAATAGATATGGTAGTAAGATGGCATTGTCCTTAGGACTTGTCTTTATCATCATAGGAATCTTGGGGTATTTTGCATCTCCGGTTTTCTTTGTGTTTTTGATTTTCTTCTTCTGCATGAATTTTGGTATAGGGATGCTGGAGATAGGCATAAATGCCACTGCTGCAGTTGCATTTTTGGTTAATCAAGCCATAATGATGAACCTTTTGCATTTCTTTTACGGTTTAGGTGCTACAATTTCGCCAAATGCGGCGGGAAGGCTTGTGGCTTTAAAGTATTCATGGCAAAGCATATATCTTTTTGGTGGCATTATAGCTCTTTTAATGCTTATTGTAATTTTGTTTACAAGATTTCCTGGTACAGCTAAATATGTAGATGGTGGTAAAGTAAAATATTTGGATGTATTAAAAGATAGGCATGTCATTTTATTTTCAGTCATGTTAGGATTTTACATTGCATCAGAAGTCGGCATAGGAAATTGGGCTGTGACGTACCTTAAAGGATCTTACGGCATGAACAGTGTAAAAAGCTCTATGTACTTGTCGCTTTTCTTTGCTGCTTTTACAATAGGCAGGCTTTTAGGTGGGTTTGTGGTTGAAAAAATAGGTTATGTAAAGAGCATTTTTATTTTTGCATCATTAGCAGCATCTTTTGTCGCTTTAAGCATGGTAAGTCAGAATTTATCGATTCTTCTGTCCATGGCAGGCTTATTTTACTCTATAATTTATCCTACGACTATGGCTTTGGCGATGAAGAGCTTTAAAGAAAATACAGGTGTTGTTATAAGTGTCATTGTAACTGTAAGTTCATCTATAAACATGATAGCCAATTTTATAATAGGTAAACTAAGTGATGTATTTGGCGTGTTTGTGGGATTTTCATTTATCGTAGTTTTTATGGTGCTGGTGATTGTGATGCTTAATGTTCTTCAGTCATCGCTTAAACTGTATTCTAAATAG
- the cbiQ gene encoding cobalt ECF transporter T component CbiQ, which translates to MSNFIEKTVLSIQSTFQDMFESDEIANRQGLMQSLDTRVRLVSILLLIILCNISSSWQFLCLMIVYSIFVAVLSKVPIKSYIFRVSSVSVVFTGIVLIPSLFNIVKPGSPLIYIGRNLYITSNGALSASIFIMRSFVSLSFIYILILSTKWVEILKAFRYFKLPKIFSATLDMSFRYITLFLDVTSNMFLARKSRNVGQSKGKSERRFVASSMGNLLIRSEHLSSEVYSAMISRGYKGEYKTISDFKFGIFDVVWILFNISFFTAIFLIKGGRLWI; encoded by the coding sequence ATGAGTAATTTTATTGAGAAGACTGTATTGAGTATACAAAGTACATTTCAAGATATGTTTGAATCAGATGAAATTGCCAACAGACAAGGGCTTATGCAGTCACTGGATACAAGAGTGCGGCTTGTATCCATTTTGCTTTTGATTATCTTATGCAATATAAGCAGTTCATGGCAATTTTTGTGCTTAATGATTGTATACTCTATCTTTGTTGCTGTACTTTCGAAAGTACCAATAAAGTCCTATATATTCAGGGTTTCATCAGTCTCTGTGGTCTTTACAGGGATCGTATTAATACCATCCTTGTTTAACATCGTAAAACCTGGAAGTCCACTTATATACATTGGAAGAAACTTGTATATAACAAGCAATGGGGCTTTAAGCGCATCGATTTTTATAATGCGCTCTTTTGTCTCCCTTTCCTTCATATACATTTTGATACTGTCCACAAAGTGGGTGGAGATTTTAAAAGCTTTTAGGTATTTCAAACTGCCGAAAATTTTCTCTGCCACCCTCGATATGTCATTCAGGTATATAACTCTCTTTCTCGATGTAACATCAAATATGTTTCTTGCAAGAAAAAGTAGAAACGTAGGGCAGTCTAAAGGCAAAAGCGAGAGAAGATTTGTAGCGTCGTCAATGGGAAATCTCTTAATAAGATCAGAACATCTAAGCAGCGAAGTCTACAGTGCCATGATTTCTCGCGGATACAAAGGCGAGTACAAGACAATAAGCGACTTCAAATTCGGCATTTTTGACGTAGTCTGGATATTGTTCAACATATCATTTTTCACGGCAATTTTTCTTATAAAAGGAGGCAGACTTTGGATATAG
- a CDS encoding ABC transporter permease subunit yields the protein MNVFLYELKSKTKSLAVWSISLAFVAVFLLSMYPTFYKNASLFKDVLEGYPVAVRKAFGISIDDIIEFLGYYSYVFSYVVLLGAIQAMNYGVAAISKEIKLKTADFLMTKPVKRGSILTSKILSSIVILLITDAVYFLSAFIMAKSVVKEPFNIKLFFMISVTLLFVEMIFLSLGVLLSSVVKKIKSTTSISLGVVFAFYVIGMIQAILNDDNMKYLTPFKYFDLNYIMKNSSYDVHFSIISLIIVVVSIFLSYVFFQKRDIYAM from the coding sequence ATGAACGTATTTTTGTACGAGTTGAAATCAAAAACAAAGTCTTTAGCCGTATGGTCTATATCATTAGCTTTTGTGGCAGTTTTTTTACTTTCCATGTATCCTACGTTTTACAAGAATGCGTCTTTGTTTAAGGATGTATTAGAAGGCTATCCTGTGGCCGTGAGGAAGGCTTTTGGCATTTCCATAGACGACATAATTGAGTTTTTAGGCTATTATTCTTATGTATTTTCTTATGTGGTGCTTTTAGGTGCTATACAAGCCATGAATTACGGTGTTGCTGCAATATCAAAGGAGATTAAGCTTAAAACGGCTGATTTTCTCATGACAAAGCCTGTAAAGCGAGGATCTATTTTGACGTCAAAGATTTTGTCATCCATTGTCATACTTCTGATTACAGATGCCGTTTACTTTTTATCTGCATTTATCATGGCAAAATCAGTGGTAAAAGAGCCCTTTAACATCAAACTCTTTTTCATGATTTCTGTCACACTTTTGTTTGTAGAGATGATATTTTTATCGCTGGGGGTTTTGTTGTCATCAGTTGTGAAGAAGATCAAGTCTACAACTTCTATATCTTTAGGAGTGGTATTTGCATTTTATGTAATTGGCATGATTCAGGCTATTTTAAACGACGACAACATGAAATATTTGACGCCTTTTAAATATTTCGATTTAAACTACATCATGAAGAATTCTTCCTACGACGTTCATTTTTCCATCATATCTTTGATTATAGTCGTTGTGTCGATTTTTTTAAGCTATGTCTTTTTCCAAAAAAGAGACATCTATGCAATGTAA
- a CDS encoding ASKHA domain-containing protein, which translates to MDIRSYEIEIDEKSVLRYLGYKDSEPYKGLLDKIRNAIHDAYDLIEPLVCFDRVSFEYDHENDAIRFLSGDTINEKHIVERLKSAEYVVMAVVTIKDGIENASSRFFDDGKYMDGMIYDAVGNAALDKLCEKFYSDVANDALKEGFEVTEMIFPGDDKWDIASQKLIFKNLDASKIGVILDENNMMHPVKSLSFVLGVGKGIKSSFSHHNCSKCDFFQCIYRNEKNIHHTLKVKYKDEYKEILAEDGSNLFKTLIENGVPVPNSCGGYHTCGKCKVIVSEKLPVTSDEMKNLSDEELKKGVRLSCFVNVDRDLSITVLDEGKISVLTGSMGLFEVGNVNPRVKKIRIKLDMPTLDDQRDDFKRICGALGFDAKIPLSVLKGLPGVLEKNGYNAICVLRRNEVISVEGADFVGSLYGVSLDIGTTTIAAYLYDIDTGKMIDVFSGVNPQRSYGADVISRINYTIAKEDGLYRLHVAIIEEINRIVDYFCERQGISNENIYEIVMVGNTVMVHLALGVPAKNIANSPYIPSFTSSIEVKSRDLGIDINKEGYVVTLPMVASYVGADTVAAVLSSRISESDDIILLVDIGTNGEIVLGNKDFLISCSAAAGPAFEGAGITFGLSGVEGAIDHVDFERDPVFTTIGGKAAKGICGSGIVDVVAELFKHGIIDTTGRILDKGEVTSVVGKKFLDRIVQYDHMPSFLIDEAGGIYLTQKDIRQVQLAKGAIQAGINILMKEMNIVEKDIKKVYLAGGFGSYISVESAAEIGLIPKGLKEKAVQIGNAAGLGASFALLSDEMLEKSKAIRDKVKYIELSNNPYFQEEFLKSLYF; encoded by the coding sequence ATGGATATAAGGTCTTATGAAATAGAGATAGATGAGAAGTCTGTTTTAAGGTATTTGGGATATAAAGATTCTGAGCCTTATAAAGGTTTATTGGACAAAATCAGGAATGCTATACATGATGCTTATGATCTCATTGAGCCTTTAGTTTGCTTTGACAGGGTTTCTTTTGAGTACGACCATGAAAATGATGCCATAAGGTTTCTAAGCGGTGATACGATAAATGAAAAGCACATAGTAGAAAGATTAAAAAGTGCAGAATATGTCGTCATGGCTGTTGTCACAATTAAAGACGGCATTGAAAATGCATCATCAAGATTTTTTGACGATGGAAAGTATATGGATGGGATGATATACGATGCCGTTGGAAATGCAGCATTAGATAAGCTTTGCGAGAAGTTTTACAGTGATGTGGCAAATGATGCATTAAAAGAGGGGTTTGAAGTGACTGAGATGATATTCCCCGGTGATGACAAGTGGGATATAGCATCACAGAAGCTCATTTTTAAAAATCTCGATGCGTCAAAAATAGGTGTCATACTGGACGAAAATAACATGATGCATCCTGTAAAATCTCTGTCCTTTGTATTAGGCGTTGGCAAAGGCATAAAGTCGTCATTTTCGCATCACAATTGCAGCAAATGCGATTTTTTTCAGTGTATTTACCGCAATGAGAAAAATATACATCACACACTGAAAGTTAAATACAAAGATGAATACAAGGAAATTTTAGCAGAAGATGGTTCAAACCTTTTTAAAACATTGATAGAAAACGGTGTGCCAGTGCCTAATTCTTGTGGCGGTTATCATACCTGCGGAAAGTGTAAAGTCATAGTAAGTGAAAAACTTCCTGTGACTTCCGACGAGATGAAAAATTTAAGTGATGAAGAGCTTAAAAAAGGTGTAAGGCTTTCATGCTTTGTAAATGTTGATAGAGATCTTTCTATTACAGTTTTAGATGAAGGAAAAATATCAGTCTTGACTGGAAGCATGGGTCTATTTGAAGTTGGCAATGTAAACCCGAGAGTTAAAAAAATCCGCATAAAGCTTGATATGCCTACACTGGATGACCAGAGAGATGATTTTAAGAGGATATGCGGTGCATTAGGATTTGACGCAAAAATTCCACTAAGTGTATTAAAGGGGCTTCCAGGCGTCTTAGAGAAAAATGGTTACAATGCCATTTGCGTATTGAGAAGGAATGAGGTCATATCCGTTGAAGGCGCTGACTTTGTTGGTAGTTTATACGGCGTATCTTTGGATATAGGCACTACTACAATCGCTGCATATTTGTACGACATTGATACAGGTAAAATGATAGACGTTTTTTCAGGTGTAAATCCACAAAGATCTTATGGCGCTGATGTCATATCGAGGATAAATTATACAATCGCTAAAGAAGATGGACTTTATAGATTGCATGTGGCTATAATTGAAGAAATCAATAGGATAGTAGATTATTTTTGTGAAAGACAAGGAATTTCAAATGAAAATATATATGAAATAGTGATGGTTGGCAATACCGTCATGGTCCACTTGGCTTTAGGAGTACCTGCTAAGAATATCGCTAATTCGCCTTATATACCTTCGTTTACGTCATCGATTGAGGTAAAGTCGAGAGATTTAGGAATAGATATAAACAAAGAAGGATACGTTGTGACGCTTCCTATGGTCGCTTCATACGTTGGAGCGGATACGGTGGCGGCTGTACTTTCAAGCCGCATCAGTGAAAGCGATGATATCATTTTGCTGGTAGATATAGGCACAAATGGCGAGATAGTGTTGGGAAATAAAGACTTTCTCATATCTTGTTCTGCCGCTGCAGGGCCTGCTTTTGAAGGAGCTGGCATTACTTTCGGATTAAGTGGTGTAGAAGGGGCTATAGATCATGTGGATTTTGAAAGAGATCCCGTATTTACTACAATTGGAGGAAAGGCAGCAAAAGGTATATGCGGTTCAGGTATCGTCGATGTGGTGGCAGAACTTTTTAAGCATGGGATAATTGATACCACTGGAAGGATATTGGATAAAGGTGAAGTGACAAGCGTAGTTGGCAAAAAGTTTTTAGATCGCATTGTGCAATATGACCATATGCCATCATTTTTAATAGACGAGGCAGGTGGCATATACCTTACACAAAAGGATATAAGGCAGGTACAATTGGCAAAGGGAGCCATACAGGCTGGAATCAATATTCTTATGAAAGAGATGAATATTGTTGAAAAAGATATAAAAAAAGTTTACTTAGCAGGAGGGTTTGGCAGTTACATAAGCGTAGAAAGCGCTGCAGAAATAGGGCTTATACCAAAGGGATTAAAAGAAAAGGCAGTTCAGATAGGGAACGCAGCAGGGTTAGGAGCATCTTTTGCGCTTCTTTCTGATGAGATGCTTGAGAAATCTAAAGCGATAAGAGATAAGGTTAAGTACATTGAACTTTCCAATAACCCATATTTTCAAGAGGAATTTTTAAAATCCCTGTACTTTTAA
- the nikR gene encoding nickel-responsive transcriptional regulator NikR: MIHLEEITRFGVSMEANLLSQFDKLIESKNYKNRSEAIRDLIRDYIVENHCESDDAESIGTVTYVYNHEVREISDKLVDIQHGHHENIISSMHVHLDEHNCLEVMVVKGTSRIISSIADEIISTKGVKHGKLVMTTTGKNL, encoded by the coding sequence ATGATACATCTGGAAGAAATTACACGTTTCGGGGTCTCGATGGAAGCGAATTTACTTTCACAGTTTGATAAATTGATTGAGTCAAAAAACTACAAAAACAGGTCTGAGGCAATAAGAGATTTGATCAGAGATTACATAGTGGAAAACCATTGCGAATCAGACGATGCCGAATCAATTGGCACTGTCACATACGTTTATAACCATGAAGTAAGGGAAATAAGCGACAAACTTGTGGACATTCAGCATGGACACCATGAAAACATAATATCCAGCATGCACGTTCACCTTGATGAACACAACTGCCTTGAAGTAATGGTTGTAAAAGGCACTTCAAGGATTATATCATCAATAGCTGATGAGATAATCAGCACAAAAGGCGTAAAACACGGAAAGCTTGTCATGACGACGACAGGCAAAAACTTATAA
- the cbiM gene encoding cobalt transporter CbiM, with protein MHIPDGYLSPATCAVMGAAMVPVLAVATKKVNETFDKKDVPTMAIGSAFAFTIMMFNVPIPGGTTAHAVGATLLAIALGPWGASISITVALLIQSLFFGDGGILALGANSFNMAFIAPFVGYGVYMLLQKLNVGKVISSAIGAYIGINAAALAASIELGLQPVLFHTADGRALYFPYGLSQSIPAMMLAHLTVAGLVEAAVTGLVVYYLIKAGEGNILYKFAYRLRGENK; from the coding sequence ATGCATATACCAGACGGCTATTTAAGTCCTGCCACATGTGCCGTAATGGGTGCGGCAATGGTGCCTGTATTAGCTGTGGCAACAAAGAAAGTAAATGAAACTTTTGATAAGAAGGATGTACCAACAATGGCGATAGGTTCAGCATTTGCCTTCACCATAATGATGTTCAATGTGCCTATACCTGGTGGTACAACAGCACACGCTGTTGGTGCTACGCTTTTGGCCATCGCATTAGGTCCATGGGGAGCCAGTATTTCTATTACAGTCGCACTTCTTATACAATCGTTGTTCTTCGGAGACGGCGGCATCTTGGCATTAGGAGCGAATAGCTTTAACATGGCATTCATAGCACCTTTTGTCGGATACGGTGTATACATGCTTCTTCAAAAGCTTAATGTAGGAAAAGTAATATCATCTGCCATAGGTGCATACATTGGAATAAACGCTGCAGCACTTGCAGCATCAATAGAATTAGGACTTCAACCTGTACTTTTTCACACAGCAGATGGTCGTGCCTTATACTTCCCATACGGGCTTAGTCAGTCTATACCTGCCATGATGTTGGCGCACCTTACAGTAGCCGGGTTAGTAGAGGCAGCAGTAACTGGACTTGTAGTTTACTACCTTATTAAAGCTGGTGAAGGTAACATACTCTATAAATTTGCTTACAGACTAAGAGGTGAAAATAAATGA
- a CDS encoding PDGLE domain-containing protein: MKKLLIAAVVIILLTPIGLLAPGSAWGEWGIDEIKNMVGYVPSGMKHFSNTVKALFPDYGIPGFDKNFFQQSIGYIFSAIVGIALIAIVFFILSKIIGRQEGKNE; this comes from the coding sequence ATGAAGAAACTTTTGATAGCTGCAGTAGTGATAATACTGCTTACACCGATTGGACTTTTAGCACCAGGATCTGCTTGGGGTGAATGGGGAATAGATGAGATAAAAAACATGGTAGGATATGTACCAAGTGGAATGAAACATTTTTCAAATACGGTGAAGGCTTTATTTCCTGATTACGGCATACCAGGCTTTGACAAAAACTTTTTCCAACAATCCATAGGCTACATATTTTCAGCTATTGTAGGAATCGCATTAATTGCCATAGTGTTTTTTATCCTTAGCAAAATAATTGGTAGACAAGAGGGGAAAAATGAGTAA
- the ltrA gene encoding group II intron reverse transcriptase/maturase, whose translation MNSKDMQRLQTTQQRGYPLNQEMEFQERAEVHSISSASKDRRNNVQRYTSNMLEMILDRENMKEAYKRVVANKGSHGVDGMEVDELLPYLKENWPTIKQQLLEGKYKPQPVLRVEIPKPDGGTRLLGIPTVLDRLIQQAIAQILSGIYDHTFSDNSYGFRPRRSAKDAVIAAEVYINEGCTWVVDIDLEKFFDRVNHDILMSKLEKRIGDKRVLKLIRRYLESGVMINGIKVATEEGTPQGGPLSPLLANIMLDELDKELERRGHKFCRYADDCNIYVKSRSAGNRVMKSIKKFIETKLKLKVNETKSAVDRPWKRKFLGFSFYTKENEVRIRIHEKSIKRFKEKVREITNRNKGISMEYRIRRLNQITTGWVNYFGLADAKGIMKALDEWIRRRLRACIWKQWKKTKTKYDNLIKLGVEKQKAWAYANTRKGYWRISNSQILNMTLTNKYFEDIGYRSLSKRYLIVH comes from the coding sequence ATGAACTCGAAAGATATGCAGAGACTGCAGACAACTCAACAAAGAGGCTATCCGCTCAATCAAGAAATGGAATTTCAAGAGAGAGCGGAAGTGCATAGTATATCATCGGCGTCAAAAGATAGAAGAAACAATGTACAAAGATACACCAGTAATATGCTTGAAATGATACTAGACCGAGAAAACATGAAAGAAGCATACAAACGAGTAGTTGCAAATAAAGGAAGCCATGGAGTCGATGGGATGGAAGTAGATGAACTTCTACCGTATCTCAAAGAAAACTGGCCGACCATAAAGCAACAATTACTGGAAGGAAAATATAAACCACAACCAGTGTTGAGAGTAGAAATACCAAAACCAGATGGAGGAACAAGACTACTAGGGATACCTACAGTACTAGACAGACTAATACAACAAGCAATAGCCCAAATACTAAGTGGAATATACGACCATACATTCTCTGATAACAGTTATGGTTTCAGACCTAGACGCAGTGCAAAAGACGCAGTAATAGCCGCAGAAGTATATATAAACGAAGGATGCACATGGGTAGTAGATATAGACTTAGAAAAGTTCTTTGACAGAGTAAACCACGACATACTAATGTCCAAATTAGAAAAGCGGATAGGAGACAAACGAGTACTGAAGCTAATACGAAGATACTTAGAATCAGGAGTAATGATAAATGGAATCAAAGTAGCAACAGAAGAAGGGACACCACAAGGAGGGCCATTAAGTCCGCTACTAGCAAACATAATGTTAGATGAACTAGACAAAGAACTAGAAAGAAGAGGACATAAATTCTGTCGATATGCAGATGATTGCAACATATACGTAAAAAGCAGGTCAGCAGGAAACAGAGTAATGAAAAGCATAAAGAAATTCATAGAAACCAAATTAAAACTAAAAGTCAATGAAACAAAAAGTGCTGTAGATAGACCATGGAAAAGAAAATTCTTAGGATTTTCGTTTTATACAAAAGAAAACGAAGTAAGAATAAGGATTCATGAAAAATCCATCAAAAGGTTTAAGGAAAAAGTAAGAGAAATAACCAATCGAAACAAGGGAATAAGCATGGAATACAGAATACGTAGATTGAATCAGATAACGACAGGATGGGTTAACTATTTTGGATTAGCAGATGCGAAAGGAATAATGAAAGCTCTTGACGAATGGATAAGGCGTAGACTAAGAGCATGTATATGGAAGCAATGGAAGAAGACAAAAACAAAGTATGACAATCTGATAAAATTAGGAGTAGAAAAACAAAAAGCCTGGGCATACGCCAATACGAGGAAAGGCTACTGGAGAATATCCAATAGCCAAATACTCAATATGACTCTTACAAATAAATACTTCGAAGACATAGGTTATAGAAGTTTATCAAAAAGGTATCTAATCGTACATTAA
- a CDS encoding ABC transporter ATP-binding protein: MKIIEVNNLTKYYGKSRGIIDVSFDVEEGEIFGFIGPNGAGKSTTIRILLSLIYPTSGSAKIFGKDCIKYGPDIKKDIGYLPSEVFYYDNMKVIDLLKYSASFYKKDCSKRIKELSELMDLDSDKRIDDLSYGNRKKIGIVQGLLHEPKLLILDEPTSGLDPLMQQRFFNLLKEENKKGVTILFSSHILSEVQKLCDRVAIIKEGKIVSLEKISTLRENSYKKVYVEANAPLKTEYFNMDGVSDLQVKDRIVSFLFKGDINNITKKIAEISISDIAIEEPSLEEIFMHYYT; encoded by the coding sequence ATGAAAATCATTGAAGTTAATAACTTGACCAAGTATTACGGGAAATCGAGAGGCATAATCGATGTAAGCTTTGATGTGGAAGAAGGTGAAATCTTCGGCTTTATAGGGCCTAATGGAGCAGGGAAATCCACCACAATAAGGATACTTTTATCACTTATTTATCCCACATCTGGCAGTGCCAAGATTTTTGGCAAGGACTGCATAAAGTACGGCCCAGATATAAAAAAGGATATAGGATATCTGCCATCAGAAGTATTCTACTACGACAACATGAAGGTGATAGACCTTTTAAAGTATTCTGCAAGTTTTTATAAAAAGGACTGCAGCAAGAGGATAAAAGAGCTTTCCGAACTTATGGATTTGGATTCGGACAAAAGGATCGACGACCTTTCATATGGCAACAGAAAGAAAATAGGCATAGTCCAGGGGCTTTTGCATGAGCCTAAACTGCTTATATTAGATGAGCCGACAAGCGGACTTGACCCACTTATGCAGCAAAGATTTTTCAATCTTTTAAAAGAGGAAAACAAGAAAGGTGTTACAATTTTATTTTCATCCCATATACTAAGCGAAGTCCAGAAATTGTGCGATAGGGTGGCTATCATAAAGGAAGGTAAAATAGTGAGCCTTGAGAAGATAAGCACATTGAGGGAAAATAGCTATAAGAAAGTTTACGTTGAGGCAAACGCTCCTTTAAAGACTGAGTATTTTAATATGGATGGTGTAAGCGATCTTCAGGTAAAAGACAGGATAGTCAGCTTTTTATTTAAAGGTGATATAAACAATATAACGAAGAAGATAGCGGAGATAAGCATATCAGATATTGCCATTGAAGAGCCCAGTTTAGAAGAAATCTTCATGCACTACTACACTTAA
- a CDS encoding energy-coupling factor ABC transporter ATP-binding protein has protein sequence MDIVFELKNISYSYIKSQPALINVNFSVLKGESLIILGANGSGKSTLLKLMDGLIKPDSGDILAFGKSILNMKSDYEYQFRRKVGYLFQDSDVQLFNTCVFDEVAFTPLQMGLNPDKVKTMVEKTLESFGIAKLQDRPPHRLSGGEKKKVALASIMVINPDVLLLDEPTNGLDPRSRKWLYKMLSDLKDEEKTLVISTHDLDLARIIADRIVVMNESHSIEAVGRTDEILDNSTLLENVNLIIE, from the coding sequence TTGGATATAGTATTTGAACTTAAAAACATTTCATACTCATATATAAAGTCACAACCCGCGCTTATTAATGTGAACTTTAGCGTATTAAAAGGAGAAAGTCTAATAATTTTGGGTGCCAACGGCTCTGGAAAATCTACGCTATTAAAATTAATGGACGGGTTAATAAAACCAGATAGCGGAGATATATTAGCATTCGGCAAATCCATATTGAACATGAAAAGCGACTACGAATACCAATTTAGGAGAAAAGTAGGTTACCTATTTCAGGACTCTGACGTCCAGCTTTTTAATACGTGTGTATTTGATGAAGTAGCATTTACTCCACTGCAGATGGGATTAAATCCTGACAAAGTAAAAACAATGGTAGAAAAGACTCTTGAGTCGTTCGGCATTGCAAAATTACAAGATAGACCGCCGCACAGATTAAGTGGCGGCGAAAAAAAGAAGGTTGCTCTAGCATCAATAATGGTGATAAATCCAGATGTGTTGCTTTTAGATGAGCCTACAAACGGCCTCGATCCAAGATCGAGAAAGTGGCTTTACAAAATGTTAAGCGACCTAAAAGATGAGGAAAAGACGCTTGTAATATCTACCCACGATTTGGATTTAGCCAGAATCATTGCCGATAGAATCGTCGTGATGAATGAATCACACTCGATAGAAGCTGTAGGAAGAACCGATGAAATACTTGATAACAGCACACTACTTGAAAATGTGAATCTGATAATCGAGTAG